ATCCTGATCTACCTGTTCTGGGGCCAGCGCAAGGTGCGCGAAGCCCACTGACCCTCACCCACAGACCTCCCCTCGCCATGCCCCTGATCCGACGCTTCCAGACGGCCGCTCCTCTCGCTGTGCTCAGCCTCCTCGCGCTCCTGCTCGCCGGCTGCGCCGGAGGCAACCTCATTGAGCTGATCGGGCGACCGTGGGCGTGGGGACCGTGTACCCTCATCATCGTCATCCTCGACATCGTCGCGCTCGTCGGGCTGTGGCAGAGCGGGCGGAGCACGGGCGACAAAGTGCTGTGGACGCTGCTGATCGTCTTCTTCCCCGTCGGCGGGCTGATCCTCTACTACCTCTTCGCCTGAGCCCGATGCCGCGAGGCTCCCGGCCGGCTGACGTTATCGTCGGCCGGCTTTTTTTATGGGACCGTCACCGTTCACACCCACTGCCGCCCGACCCACAGCCCGAGCCCCGCGAAGACGAGGCCCGCCACGACGCTGAGCCCCACGTTCACGAGCGCCCACCCCGGCCGGCCGCTCTCCCACAGGGCGAGCGTGTCGAGGCTGAACGTGGAGAACGTGGTGAACGAGCCGAGGAAGCCGATGACGAGCGCGACCCGGAGGCCCTCCATCCCCCCCGTTCTCGTTATCACGAGTGGAACGACGAACCCGATCAGGAACGACCCCAGCAGATTCACCACCCACGTCCCGACGGGCAACCCGCCCCCCCAGAACCGTACGGCAGCAAGACCGACGCCATACCGAGCTGTCGCGCCGAGCGCGCCCCCTACCGCAACGAGAAACAGGTGAGAGAGCACGGGGGTTACGTGAGTTACAGAGATGTAATGCCGCGCACACGGCGGCGCGCCTATTATACAGAGCCGACGCCGAACCGAGATACCCGATCTCCATTGCACACGATCTATGAAAGTTGTCGCCCCACTCGGCCTGGCTCTATTCGCTCTGCTCGTCGGATTACTGAGCGTCCGTCTCGCTTTGCCTACCCCTACGATTGAGACTCCCTTAGCGGCGATCGCACCGGCCGCGTCCATCGCACTCCCAGCTGCCGCACCCGTCGCCGTCGTAGAGCTGTTCACCTCGGAGGGCTGTTCCTCCTGCCCGCCGGCGGACCGCCTGCTGCTCGACTTCGCCGAGCGCTCGGACGACCGCCTCTACCCGCTCGCCTTCCACGTGGACTACTGGAACCGGCTCGGGTGGACTGACCCGTTCAGCGACGAGGCGTACTCGCAACGTCAGCGGGCGTACGCTCGGGTCATCGGGTCCGGCCGTGTGTACACGCCGCAAATGATCGTCAACGGGCGCACCGAGTTCGTGGGGTCGCGCCGAGCACAGGCGGAGCAGGCGCTCCAACGCGCGCTAGAGCGCCCGGCCCGCACCACTATTGACCTGACCGGCTCACTGGAAGGCCGAACAGTCGAGATCGCCTATGCAGTCAAGGGCGCGCCGGAGGGAACGGTGCTGAACCTCGCCCTCGTGCAACAGCGGGCCGAGCAAGACGTGCCACGCGGAGAGAACGCGGGCCGCACGCTCTACCATGCGAACGTGGTCCGAGCCTTCGAAACGGTATCCGACGGAGCGGGCGTGCAGCGACTCGCACTACCGCGCGGGCTGCGGGCCGAGGACGCCGCCGTCATCGGCTACGCCCAACTCCCGGCGACGATGGAGATCGTCGGCGCCGCCCGCGTGCAGCTAGTCGGCGACTGATTCTGCGGAGGCTTCGGCGGGGTGCGCCTGGAGGTACTCGCTCCCCCGGCCTTTTACGTTCTCGTCCCACCGTTGCATCCAGTCCGCGCCCTCATCGGCGAGGAGGTCCCAGTCTACCCCGAGCGGGCGGATGTCGACACGCATCCACTCGGGCAGCGCGTCCGGGGCGATGTCCGTGCGGACGGGGATCCGGTGGAACTGCTCGGCCTGCTCGACGAGCGCCTCGCGCGAGGTGACGAACTCGTAGAACTGCTTCGCCCGCTCCGGATTCGGCGCTCCCTTGACGAGTGCAATCGCATCGACGAGCACGGGCGTGCCCTCGGCGGGGATGACCCACGAGAACGGATAGCCGAGGTCGTGGCTCTGGAGGTAGGCGTCGGGGAGGTTCCAGAGGGTGATGTCGCCCTCACCGCGCGCGAGCGAGAGGTAGAGCTGCGTCGGGTTGGCGGCGTACGTCTTCGTGTTCTCGTCGAGCCGGGCGAGCCAGCGGAACCCCTCCTCCACGCTCGACTGCCGCTGGATCATCGCACCGAAGATGGTCCGCATCGTCCCCGAGCCGAGCGGGGAGCGCACGAGCACGCGGTCGGCGAATCGCGGGTCGAGGAGATCGTCCCACCGCTGCGGCACATCCGTCGAGTCCACGGCGTCGTGGTTGTACATGATCACCTCGGGCGTGCGGTACGTGCCGTACCACCGGTGCTGCGAGTCCCTCGCCTCGGCGGGCACGGCGTCGGCCCACGTAGGCATGTAAGGTTCGAGCAGGCCCTGCTTCGCTGCCTTCGCGAACATCGTCTGCGGCGCGCCCCACCAGAGGCTAGCCTGCGGATTCGTCACCTCCGTCCGCACCCGGTCGTAGGCCTCCTGGCTGCCCATGTCGAGCCACTGCACGTCCACCTCGGGATGCTCGCGCTCGAACGCGTCCTCGTACGCTCCGAGGAGTTCTTTGCCGTGCGGCGAATAGATGACGAGGGTCTCCCGGTCGTCGCCGCAGCCGGCGAGAGAGAGCAGCAGGGCGAGCAGAACGAGCGGACGGGCCATCGGCGGGGCAGTGGGTGAGGGCGCAAGATAGGCGGCCGACCCTGATTCGTGGTGCCCGGCCGCGCGCGAGCGGTCTAGCACGAAGCGCCGCCCCCCGCCGTTCCCCACAGCACGGCCGCCCGAGCGCGACGGGCGCACTCGGGCGGAGGAAAGGATGCTGCTGCCCTCAGCGTTCAGCGACCGACCGAGGCCAGCACGACCTCGCGGGCGAACACCTGCACATTCCCGAGGCGCAGCAGCCGCGACAGCACGCCGGGCCGAGCCGCCGGCCCCGCTCGCGCTACCGTCCGGCGGCCGACGCGGACAAGCACGTCGAGTCCGGTGACCGCGATGACGCCGCTTGCGGTGCGGATCGTCGCGCGACGGCCTGGACCTGTGGGGAATGGCAGCGTCCTCAACACGGAGATCGCCTTCCGCACGCTTCGAAACGTGGCGACGAGTTCGTCCCCTTCCGAGTGGACGGAGATGGGCTCGCCATCGACCGACAGCGAGAGGTCGGCGTCGATGTCGAGTCGGGACGCGGGGCTATCCATTAGCGGTGTCGCGCGTCCGGACGCGGATCGTCCCGTTCATCTTCCAGTGCGCGTGCTCGTCACTCCGGGTCCCGCTCGGGACGTACAGGTCGAAGTTGTCGAACTCGTACGTGATCTCGGCGCCCCGGCCGGTCAGCTTGTCGTAGAGGCCGATGGCGAGGTCGGGCCACGTCTGCGTCGCTTTGGTGGATTGCGCGTTGGTTTCCATGAGCGGTCTCGTATGATGGGAAGAGTAGAGAGAGGGGTTCGCCGCGCGGCGAGCGAGGGGTATGAATCGAGCCCGCTCCTCACAAGTTCCAATATTTACTGAAAGTGACAGAACCCCATGCTCGCTAATCCGTGGCATCCTCCCCGCCCTCCAACACCGCCCGCCATGTCCCAGCGCATCCTCCTCACCGGCGCCACCGGCTACCTCGGCGGCCGCCTCGCGCCTCGCCTGCTCGACCGCGGCTACCGCGTACGCTGCCTCGTCCGCGACCCCGACCGGCTCCACGGCTACGACTGGGAAGACCGCGTCGACATCGTGCAGGGCAACGTGCTGCAACCGGACACCCTCCCGCCCGCGATGGAGGGCGTCGACACGGCGTACTACCTCATCCACTCGATGGCGGCGGGGCCGGGCTTCGCCGAGCGCGACCGCCGAGCGGCGGCGAACTTCGGGCGCGCTGCGCGCGAGGCCGGCGTCCGCCGCGTGATCTACCTCGGCGGCATCGACCCCGGCGTCGATGAGACGTCCGACCACCTCCAGAGCCGGATCGAGACGGGCGAGATCCTGCGCGAGACCGGGCCTCCGCTGACGGAGTTCCGCGCGGCCGTGATCGTCGGCTCGGGCAGCGCGTCGTTCGAACTGATCCGCCACCTCACCGAGCGGCTGCCGGTGATGATCACGCCGAAGTGGGTCCGCACGCGCTCGCAGCCCATCGCCATCCGCGACGTGCTCTGCTACCTCATGGACGGCCTCAAAATTCCCGAGACCGAGGGCCGCGTCATCGAGATCGGCGGGCCCGAAATCCTGACCTACGAAGACATGTTTCGGACCTACGCCGACGTGCGCGGGCTGAAGCGCTGGGTCGTCGACGTGCCCTTCCTGACGCCGAACCTGTCCTCGCTGTGGGCCGGCCTCGTCACACCGATCTCGCCGTCGCTCGCGCGCCCGCTCATCAAAGGCCTCGGGAGCGAAGTCCTCGTGACCGACCCCAGCGGGATGGCCCTCTTCGACGTCGATCCGATCACGTACGAAGCCGCCGTCCGCCTCGCCCTCGAACGGTTCCGCCGGGACGAGGTCGAGACGTCGTGGTCGAGCGCGCTCTCGTCGAGCCAGGGCGACAAGGTGGCGTCGGAGATGACGAGCGAGGAGGGGATGATCTCCGACCGCCGCCGCCTCGTCGTCGACGCCTCGCCCGAGTCGGTGTTCTCCGTCATCAAAGCGATCGGCGGGGCGAGCGGCTGGCTCTACGCGAATCCGCTCTGGCACATCCGCGGCGTGCTCGATCAGTTCGTCGGGGGCCCCGGCCTCCGGCGCGGGCGGCGGAACCAGTCTACGGTCCGCGTCGGCGAGGCGATCGACTTCTGGCGCGTGGAGGAACTGGAGGAGAACCGGCTGCTCCGGCTGAGGGCCGAGATGAAGGTGCCGGGCCGGGCGTGGCTCCAGTTCGAAGTCGAGCCCGAGGAGGGGAGCGCCGCCCCGCGCTCACGCATCACGCAGACGGCGTTCTACGAGCCGAAGGGGCTGTGGGGCGTTGTGTATTGGTACTCCCTCGTCCCCTTCCACCCCTCCATCTTCAAGGGGATGATCACGGAATTGGGCCGCCGCGCGGAAAAGCGCGAGGCCGAAACCCGGCAGGCCTCGCTCGACGTGGCTGCCTCGTAGCGACCCGGACGCTACGCCTCGCCTTCGACCGCGCCGAACGCCCGCGGCGGCTTCAGCCGCTCGATGGCCTCCACCTCGCGGAGCGCCTCGTCGAGCGCCATCTCCTCCAGCACCTCGGCGACGACCTCCTTCAGCCACTCGCGCTGCTCGTGCAGCGTCTCGGCGATCGCCTCCTTCAGGACCTTCTTGAGCATCTCGTTCTTGGTAGCGGGCTGATCCATCGGACCGGGGATTCGTGGGGGGCAAGCAGGACCGGAAGCTACGGAATGCCGGGCAGAGAAACAGCGCAGTCCTCGGTACCCCACGCCGTAGGTGGAGGAACCCGGTATTCCACCTCGCGTTTTCGCGCCTGCCACTCCTTTCTGAGCCGGTGCACTGCTCCTGCCCGCCTCGTTGCTGTCGCCGTTCCTCGGGAGGGGCTGTGCACTCGTGCCGTACGGCCTGGCATAGCCCGGTCATCGTCTAGCCACGCTCTCGCCTCATGTCGCAACTCTCTACCGTCCCTTCGATCGCCGGCGGGACCGACGGGGCCGTGGCGGAGGCCCCGCTGCCGGACCTCTCGGCGGCGGAGCGGGGCCGGTACGCGCGCCACCTCATCCTGCCGGAAGTGGGACCGGAGGGGCAGCGCAAGCTGAAAGCCGCGTCCGTGCTCCTCGTCGGAGCCGGCGGGCTCGGGTCGCCGCTCGCTCTCTACCTTGCCGCCGCCGGCGTCGGCCGCATCGGGCTCGTCGACTTCGACGTGGTCGACGCGTCGAACCTCCAGCGGCAAGTCCTCCACGGGACGAAGGACATCGGGCGGCCCAAGCTGGAGTCCGCGCGCGACCGCATCCACGACGTGAACCCCCACGTCCAGGTCGACCTCCACCCCGTCCGGCTCACGAGCGAGAACGCCCTCGGCGTCGTCGAGCAATACGACGTCGTCGCCGACGGGACCGACAACTTCCCGACGCGCTACCTCGTCAACGACGCCTGCATCCTCACGGGCACGCCGAACGTGTACGGCTCGATCTTCCGGTTCGAGGGGCAGGTCTCCGTGTTCTGCACCGACGCGGGGCCGAGCTACCGCTGCCTCTACGAGGAGCCGCCGCCGCCGGGCCTCGTGCCGTCGTGCGCCGAGGGCGGCGTGCTCGGCGTGCTCCCCGGCCTCGTCGGGACGATCCAGGCGACGGAGACGATCAAGCTCCTCCTCGGCATCGGCGAGCCGCTCATCGGACGGCTCCTCCTCATCGACACGCTCGCGATGGACTTCCGCACGCTCCGCGTCCGCCGCAACCCGGACTGGCCCGTCGGTGCCCCGCACCCGACCGTCACGGAGCTGGTGGACTACGAGGCCTTCTGCGGCCTCCCCTCCCTCACCTCCAACGGCAGCGCCTCTGCGAACCCGCCCGCCGTCCCCGAGATCACCGTCAGAGAACTCAAAGCGCAGCTCGACCGCGGCGAGCGCCCCTTCCTCCTCGACGTCCGCAAGCCGAACGAGTACGAGATCGCGAACCTCGGAGGCACGCTCATCCCCGTCGACGAGTTGGAGGACCGGATCGGCGAACTCGAAGCGCACCGCGATGAGGACTTCGTCGTCCACTGCCGCTCGGGCGCGCGCTCGGCGAAGGCGGTGCTGATCCTCCGAGCGCACGGGTTCACCGGCCCCGTCAACCTCAAAGGCGGCGTCCTCGCCTGGAGCGACGAGATCGATCCTTCGATGCCGAAGTACTAGCCGAGCGGGCTCACCCCACGACCTGCAGCCGAGCGAACTTCAGCTTGAGTTTTTTCTGCCCGACGGCTTTGAAAAACACCGTCGCCGCCGCGCGGTCGCCGCGGCCTTCGACGGCGAGCACTTTGCCCTCGCCGAAGGTCTGGTGGAAGACGCGGACGCCGGGGACGATTTCGGCCTCGCCCTCGTCGTAGACGATCCGCCGGCCCTCGGTGGGCTCCGGCGCGGGGCGCGGGCGCTGCTTCTGAGGGGCGTCGCGGAGGTTCTGCCGGTAGTAGTGCGGGTCCATGTCCTCGAACGAGCCCGTGCCGCCGCGCCCGACGGAGAACCGGTCCTTTTTGCCTGTGAACGCCCGGCCCGTCTCGGTGCGAATGACATCCTCGGCATCGACCTCGTCGAGGAAGCGGCTGCGGATGTTCGACTGCTGCTCGCCGAAGCGGTAGCGGCTGCGCGCGTGCGAGAGGAAGAGCAACTCCTCGGCCCGCGTGACGCCGACGTAGAACAACCGCCGCTCCTCCTCCAGTTCCTTCGGGTCCTGCGCCGCGACGGCGAGCGGGAAGAGCCCCTCCTCCATCCCCGTCACGAAGACGACCTTGAACTCCAGCCCCTTCGAGCCGTGGAGCGTCATCAGCGTCACGCGGTTGGGGTCCCCCTCGTCGGCGTCGGCGTCGGTGACGAGCGAGACTTGCTGGAGGAACTCGGAGAGCGTCGGCGTGTGCTCGGCGCTGCCGTGGGCGCCGGTGAACTCGGCGACGGCGGAGATCAGCTCCTGCACGTTCTCCCACCGCGCGAGCGCCTCGATCGTGTTCTCCTCGCGGAGGTTCGCGAGGAGGCCGCTCTCGGCCAGCAACTCGCGCGCGATCTCGTCGGCGGCACCCGTGTTCGCCTTCGCGGCGTAGCGACCGACGAGGAAGGTGAAGCCCTGGATCGCGTTCGCCGCCCGGCCGCCGACGCCCGCGTCCTCGGCCCGCTCGAGCGCCTGCCAGAGTGTGAGCCCTTCCTCGCGGGCGAATTCCTCGACGCGCTCCATCGTCTTCGCGCCGATCCCGCGCGTCGGGTAGTTGATGACGCGGCGGACCGACGCCTGATCGTTCGGGTTGACGACGAGGCGGAGGTACGCAATCGCGTCTTTGATCTCCTTCCGGGCGTAGAACGAGAGCCCACCGACGATGCGGTACGGAATCCCACCGCGCCGCAGCGAGTCCTCGATCGAGCGGCTCTGCGCGTTCGTCCGGTAGAGGATCGCCACCTGCCGGTACGGTACGCCGTGGCGGACGTGGAGGTCGCGGATGCGGCGCTCGACCTTCTGCGCTTCATCCTTCTCCGAGAGCGCCTCCATCAAGACGACGTGCTCGCCCTCGGCGTTCTCGGTCCACAGGTTCTTGTCGAGCTGGTCCGCGTTCCGCTTGATGATGGAGTCGGCGAGGCGCAGGATTTTCGCGGTGGAGCGGTAGTTCTGCTCCAGCCGGATCGTCGTCGCGCCGGGGTAGTCCTTCTGGAACGAGAGGATGTTCTGGATGTCGGCCCCGCGGAAGGCGTAGATGCTCTGCGCATCGTCGCCGACGACGCAGAGGTTTTTGTGCGCCGCGGCGAGCATCTTCGCGAGGCTGTACTGCGCGTGGTTCGTGTCCTGGTACTCGTCGATGTGGAGGTACTTCCAGCGCTTCTGGTACTCGGCGAGCACGTCGGGGTGGCGCTGGAACAGCTCAATGGGCTTGATGAGGAGGTCGTCGAAGTCGAGCGCGTTCGCGCGGCGGAGGGCGTCGTTGTACGGGCCGTAGACCTTCGCGGCGGCCTCCTCGAACGGGTCGGCGGCGAGGCGCTGGTACTCCTCGGGGCTGACGAGCTGGTTCTTCGCCCCGCTGATTCGGTGGCGGACGGAGCGCGGCGTGTAGCGCTTCGCGTCGATGCCGTAACGGAGCATCTGGGCCTTGATGATGTTCTCGGAGTCCGTCGGGTCGTAGATCGAGAAGTCGCGCGTGTAGCCGAGCTTGTCGGCCTCGCGGCGGAGGATGCGGGCGAAGACGGAGTGGAACGTCCCCATCCAGATCCCCTTCGCCCCCTCCTCCCCGACGAGCCGGAGCACGCGGTCGCGCATCTCGCGCGCGGCCTTGTTGGTGAACGTGAGCGCGAGGATCTGGCTCGGCCACGCCCGCTTCGCCGCGAGGAGGTACGCGATCCGGTGCGTCAGCGTCCGCGTCTTGCCCGAGCCCGGCCCGGCGACGATCATCACTGGCCCCTCGGTCGTGGAGGCGGCCTCGCGCTGGACCGGGTTCAGCCCGTCGAGGATCGCGGCGGCGTCCGTCTCGGGCGACGGCGGCGTAGCAGTGGCGTCGGGCGGGGCGTCGAAGAGCTTGTAGGTGCGCATAATTGGCGATGGCGTAGAGACGCGACAGGTCGCGCCGCTACGGGTTGACAGGACGCTCACCGATGATAGCGGCGGACACAGCGACGGGCAAGGCGCGGCCCCGATTTCCCCCGCCCTCAACAACCGCCGCGCCTGTTTGGTCGCACGCTCTGTTTGTTTATGTTGTGCCTACCCTTCCTTCTGCACCCACCGAGAGGACGCCATGTCTGCCCTTGTCTCCAGCATCCTCACCCGAAAAGGCGACTGGGTCATCACGACCGACCCCAAAGTCACCGTCTTCGATACCATCACACGGATGGTCGAGCACAACGTCGGCGCGATCTGCGTGACGCAGGGCGGCGAGCTGCTCGGCATCTTCACCGAGCGCGACTACCTCCGCCGGATCGTCCTCCAGGGCCGGACCTCGAAGACGACGCGTGTCGAGGAGGTGATGACGGCCGACGTCGTCTGCGCCATGCCGGACCACACCGTGGACGAGTGCATGGCGATGATGAGCGAGAAGAAGTGCCGCCACCTCCCCGTCCTCCGAGACGGCCAGCTCGCCGGGCTCATCTCGATGGGCGACTGCGTGAAGGTGATGCTGGAGACGACGGAGGACCACGTCCGCGACCTCGAGAGCTTCATCACCGGCGGCTACCCCGGCTGAGCGTCGGGCGGGACGGTAGTAGGGGGTTGATTCATCAACCCCCTACCGCTCGACGCGGGCGTTGAGCACGTCGTACACGTTCGGGTCGCCGGGGTTGATCTTGCCACCGCCGATGTTCGAGTCGCCGCGCTCGCGGACCTCGCGGAACTCCCCGACCCCGCTGCCCTCGGCGCGCGCGCCCGTGAACACGGTGACGTTCGTCCCGCGCGCCAGATCCGGCAGCACGAACTTCGGGAGCGAGAACGTCACAGCCGAGTCCTCGACGGAGAACAGCGCGTCGCCCACGCCCTCGAACTCGCCGAGCACGCGGCCCTGCGCATCCTCGATCCGCAATCCGTTGCCGACGAAGACGATGTACTCGAAGCCGCCGGCCTTGCGGAACGTGTAGCTCGAACCCCGCCCCGCATCGACCTTCCCGTCTTCCTCCGTATCGAAGGCGAGGGCGAGGAGGGCGGGCTGGTAGCCGAGCTCGCTCTCGCTCACGACGTTCGCGAGTTCGACGCGGAAGTAGGTCGTGGAGTCGTCCTCGCTGATCTCGACGTAGCTGATGTCGAGGACGCCGTCGGGGAAGAGGCCGGGGTAGGTGTACGTCGCCGTCGTGCCCCAGTCGTCGCCGTCGGGGTCGGTGCGGGAGAGGGTCGGAATCGCGAGGGGGTTCGTGCGGCTGATCTGCGGCGCGTCGAGCGAGCGGGCGCGCTTGACCTCCCGCATCACGGGGTACTCGTCGGGGATCTCGGGGGTCGCCCACGCGAAGCCGTCCCACGCCGCCGCGTCGGCGACGGCGTAGCTGCTGTCGGCCGCGACGGTCTCGCCGTCGAGCGTGACGCCGTCGGCCGAGATCGTCACCGAGACCGAGTCGAGCGGGACGACGAGCGTGTCACCCCGCGCCTCGGCGACGGGGACGACTTTGACCTGGCCGAAGGCGCGGACGCGAACCGTCGCCCCGCGCGGGAGCCGGCCCGACGGCTTGAGCCCGACCGTCAGTTCGCTCGCGCTCTGCGCGATGCGCGCGACGACGGAGCCGCCGCCGAGGCGGAACCGCGCCTCCGTCGTGCCCCACGCCTCGGGGAGGTGAGGTTCGAGCACGACCGTATTGCCACCACTGTAGCGAATGCCGGCGTAGTCCTGATACGCGTTCCGCACGAACTCGGCGAGCGTCCACGGCTGCACCGGCGAGCCGCCGAGCGCGGACTCGGCCGCCACGTCATCGTCGTCGCCCGGCTGGGGCGGGTGCGCGTCCACGTTCTCCGCCACCGCCCCGACCACGCCGCGGTCGAGGATATAACGCTGCAGCGCCTCGGTCTGCTCGTACGCCTGCGCGCCCGCGCCCTCTTCGACGAGGAGCGAGACGAGGGGGCCGCTGAGCCATGTCCAGATCGTTCCGTCGTAGCGCGCGGCGCCAGGCTCGTAGAAGTCGGGCGCGTTGAGGTAGGGATAGAACAGCGAATCCGTCTGCGGCAGCGTCGAGACGCCGTAGGGATAGGCGAGCGTGCCGGCCGTGCGCTGGAGGATGCGGCGCTCGGTATCCGCGTCGAGGTCGAAGTCGCGGAGGGCGAAGAGGGCGCTCGGGCGCATCCGCGGGTCCGGCTGATCGTTGGGCCGGAGCACGTCGGCGATCCGGTCCTCGCGGACGAACGCGCGCTCGAACCGCTGCTGGAGCACGCGGGCGCTGTCGCCGTATGCGGCGGCCGAGGTGGGGCGCCCGCTGATCTGGCCCATCACGCGGGCGACGGGCTGCATCGCGCGGAACGCGCGGTAGTAACGCCCCTGCACCTCGGCGGCGCGGTTCACGCGCGGCACCCGGCCGCGCCCGTCGTAGGGCTGCACCCACGTCTGGCCCGCCGCGTTGCGGAGGAAGCCGTCGGGCGTGCGGATGTCGTCGAGCCCGCGCACGGCGTAGACCGTCCGCGTCCAGAACTCGGCCCCGTTGTCGGTGATGATCCCGCGGTCACCCGTCGCGCGGAGGTAGTCGCCGACGGCGGCGACCCACACCGGCGTCGCGTCGACGGTCGTGTAAACGGGCCGGCCGTCGACGAACTCGTTGGGGATGCGGCCGAAGAGGTCGATGCGGCGGTCGCGGCGCTGCGAGCGGCCGAAGCGCGTGAGGAGCTGACGAGCCCGCTCCCAATCGCCCGTGGCGAGGAACGCGCCCTCGAACGCCGTGAGCGTGCTGCGCCCGCGCGCGAGGTCGGTGCCGGGGATGCCGGAGACGAGCGTGAACCCCGTCGAGTCCTCTTCGACGAGGGCTTCGAGCGAGAGCCGCGCCCAGTCGAAGGCGCGGTTGAACGCCTCGTCCTCGGTGCGGATCGTGCTGCCGTCGAGCACACTCGCGAGCCGCTGCTGGCGCTGCGTGAGGAGCGATGCGCGGCGGCCGAGCGCCTGCTGCGCGGCGGCGGCGGCGGCCTCCGGCGTGTTGCCCGAGGCGAAGGCGACGGCGCCGGGCGTGGCGAAGCGGACGAGGCCCAGCCCGAGCCCGCGCTCCCGCACGCCGAGTCCGTCCTCTAGCTGCGCCGCCGTCGTGGCGGCGGTCCCGTCCGTACTGGCGACGGCCAGCCACACCGGGCGGCGGCTGTCGGCACGCGGCTCGGTGTAGTTCGCCCGCGCGACGAGGAGCACGTCGCCCTGCGCCTGCACGGTGTAGTCGGAAGCGGCGCGGCGGTCGCTGAACGTCGGCGTCAGTTCGACCGTCCCCACACTGTCCGCGACTTCGACGAGGAGCGCGCCGTCGGCGAGCGTGATCGTCTCAGTGAGCGTAGCGAGGTCGTCGCCCTGGATGCGGCGGAGGAGCGTCTCGAAGAAACCCGCCGAGTCGGCCTGCACGTACGTCCGCGCGGCGTAGTCGGGGCGGACGACGCCGCCCGTGATCTCGCTCGGGCCGACGCCCACGGAGTCCGCATCGAGCCACCAGCGCCAGCCGTCCACGAGCCGGAAGCCGCCGGCGATGAAGCCCATCGCGGGGTCGGTCTGCTCGCCCGAGAGCGCGTCGTAGTAGTACGCCCCCGCCTTGTCGGTGAAGAAGAACGAGCGGTCGGCGCTGGAGTCGGCGGCGACGGCGAGGCGGGCGAGCACGGCGGGCTCGCCCTCCGCGATCTCCGAGGGGACCTCGGCGTCGTCGCCGCACCCGACGGACAGGAACGCGACGAGCCCGAGGAGGACAGCGGCAACGGCAGAGCGGGAAGCGATCACAGGACGGCGGAGAGAGGCGGAGGAGCGAAGGATAAAATAGATAACGGACTTGGGAGCCGTGAGACGCCTGCTGAGATAGAGTCCCCCTCCTGGTCAGGAGGGACGTGTCCCGTAGGGGACAGGGGTGGTCGAATGAGGGCTGATGCCACCTTCGATCTACCCCCTCCCCCTGTCTAGGGGGATGACTTCAAACGGCCTCTCACGAAACAGGACAGAGGGAACGAAGCGCGGCGTCATCCCTCCACGGCCTCCGTCTCCTCATCCCACGTCGCGATCGCCTCCAACACGGCCTCGACGATCTCGCCTTCGGGCACCGTCCGCACGATCTCGCCGCGCTTGAAGAGGTGCGCCCGGCCGCGCCCGAGCGACACGCCGAGGTCGGCCCCGGCGGCCTCGCCCGGCCCGTTGACCGCGCAGCCCATCAGCGCCACGTTGAGGTCCTTGTCGAACTTCGCCGCCTTCACCGCCGCCTCGACCTCGTTCACGACCGAGAACAGGTCGCCCGTGAGCCGGCCGCACGTCGGGCACGCGATGATGTTGACGCCGGGCCGCCCGAGCCGGAGCGACTTCAGGA
The sequence above is a segment of the Rhodothermales bacterium genome. Coding sequences within it:
- a CDS encoding UvrD-helicase domain-containing protein, producing MRTYKLFDAPPDATATPPSPETDAAAILDGLNPVQREAASTTEGPVMIVAGPGSGKTRTLTHRIAYLLAAKRAWPSQILALTFTNKAAREMRDRVLRLVGEEGAKGIWMGTFHSVFARILRREADKLGYTRDFSIYDPTDSENIIKAQMLRYGIDAKRYTPRSVRHRISGAKNQLVSPEEYQRLAADPFEEAAAKVYGPYNDALRRANALDFDDLLIKPIELFQRHPDVLAEYQKRWKYLHIDEYQDTNHAQYSLAKMLAAAHKNLCVVGDDAQSIYAFRGADIQNILSFQKDYPGATTIRLEQNYRSTAKILRLADSIIKRNADQLDKNLWTENAEGEHVVLMEALSEKDEAQKVERRIRDLHVRHGVPYRQVAILYRTNAQSRSIEDSLRRGGIPYRIVGGLSFYARKEIKDAIAYLRLVVNPNDQASVRRVINYPTRGIGAKTMERVEEFAREEGLTLWQALERAEDAGVGGRAANAIQGFTFLVGRYAAKANTGAADEIARELLAESGLLANLREENTIEALARWENVQELISAVAEFTGAHGSAEHTPTLSEFLQQVSLVTDADADEGDPNRVTLMTLHGSKGLEFKVVFVTGMEEGLFPLAVAAQDPKELEEERRLFYVGVTRAEELLFLSHARSRYRFGEQQSNIRSRFLDEVDAEDVIRTETGRAFTGKKDRFSVGRGGTGSFEDMDPHYYRQNLRDAPQKQRPRPAPEPTEGRRIVYDEGEAEIVPGVRVFHQTFGEGKVLAVEGRGDRAAATVFFKAVGQKKLKLKFARLQVVG
- a CDS encoding CBS domain-containing protein, whose product is MSALVSSILTRKGDWVITTDPKVTVFDTITRMVEHNVGAICVTQGGELLGIFTERDYLRRIVLQGRTSKTTRVEEVMTADVVCAMPDHTVDECMAMMSEKKCRHLPVLRDGQLAGLISMGDCVKVMLETTEDHVRDLESFITGGYPG
- a CDS encoding amylo-alpha-1,6-glucosidase is translated as MIASRSAVAAVLLGLVAFLSVGCGDDAEVPSEIAEGEPAVLARLAVAADSSADRSFFFTDKAGAYYYDALSGEQTDPAMGFIAGGFRLVDGWRWWLDADSVGVGPSEITGGVVRPDYAARTYVQADSAGFFETLLRRIQGDDLATLTETITLADGALLVEVADSVGTVELTPTFSDRRAASDYTVQAQGDVLLVARANYTEPRADSRRPVWLAVASTDGTAATTAAQLEDGLGVRERGLGLGLVRFATPGAVAFASGNTPEAAAAAAQQALGRRASLLTQRQQRLASVLDGSTIRTEDEAFNRAFDWARLSLEALVEEDSTGFTLVSGIPGTDLARGRSTLTAFEGAFLATGDWERARQLLTRFGRSQRRDRRIDLFGRIPNEFVDGRPVYTTVDATPVWVAAVGDYLRATGDRGIITDNGAEFWTRTVYAVRGLDDIRTPDGFLRNAAGQTWVQPYDGRGRVPRVNRAAEVQGRYYRAFRAMQPVARVMGQISGRPTSAAAYGDSARVLQQRFERAFVREDRIADVLRPNDQPDPRMRPSALFALRDFDLDADTERRILQRTAGTLAYPYGVSTLPQTDSLFYPYLNAPDFYEPGAARYDGTIWTWLSGPLVSLLVEEGAGAQAYEQTEALQRYILDRGVVGAVAENVDAHPPQPGDDDDVAAESALGGSPVQPWTLAEFVRNAYQDYAGIRYSGGNTVVLEPHLPEAWGTTEARFRLGGGSVVARIAQSASELTVGLKPSGRLPRGATVRVRAFGQVKVVPVAEARGDTLVVPLDSVSVTISADGVTLDGETVAADSSYAVADAAAWDGFAWATPEIPDEYPVMREVKRARSLDAPQISRTNPLAIPTLSRTDPDGDDWGTTATYTYPGLFPDGVLDISYVEISEDDSTTYFRVELANVVSESELGYQPALLALAFDTEEDGKVDAGRGSSYTFRKAGGFEYIVFVGNGLRIEDAQGRVLGEFEGVGDALFSVEDSAVTFSLPKFVLPDLARGTNVTVFTGARAEGSGVGEFREVRERGDSNIGGGKINPGDPNVYDVLNARVER